A genome region from Dickeya chrysanthemi NCPPB 402 includes the following:
- the pepT gene encoding peptidase T, producing the protein MEKLLDRFLNYVAFDTQSRPGVRQVPSTEGQMKLAQALQQELIELGFEQVSVTKHGCVMATLPANVAWPVPVVGFIAHMDTSPDFSGKHVNPQIVENYRGGDIALGMGDEVLSPVMFPVLHHLLGQTLITTDGKTLLGADDKAGIAEIMTALVRLKKRQIPHGEIRVAFTPDEEVGKGAQHFDVDAFRAEWAYTVDGGGVGELEYENFNAASAVVKIVGNNVHPGWAKGVMVNALSLATRFHQLVPADEVPEHTEGYQGFYHLHSAKGTVERAELHYSIRDFERDSFERRKKTLLDIAETVGKGLHPDCYIEVTITDSYYNMREQVEQYPHIIALAQQAMRDCGVTPLMQPIRGGTDGAQLSFRGLPCPNLFTGGYNAHGKHEFVTLEGMESAVSVIMRIAELTAMRAKTRQTHSDSLSVKA; encoded by the coding sequence ATGGAAAAGTTACTTGATCGTTTTTTGAATTATGTTGCGTTTGATACCCAGTCCCGACCGGGCGTACGGCAGGTGCCGAGCACGGAAGGGCAGATGAAACTGGCGCAGGCGCTGCAACAGGAATTAATTGAACTTGGGTTTGAACAGGTATCGGTCACTAAACACGGTTGTGTGATGGCGACGTTACCTGCCAATGTTGCCTGGCCGGTGCCGGTGGTGGGATTTATCGCGCACATGGATACCTCGCCGGATTTTAGCGGCAAGCACGTTAACCCGCAGATTGTAGAGAATTACCGTGGCGGTGATATCGCGCTGGGTATGGGCGACGAGGTGTTGTCGCCGGTGATGTTCCCGGTGTTGCACCACCTGTTGGGCCAAACGCTGATCACGACCGACGGCAAAACACTGCTGGGCGCGGATGATAAGGCGGGGATTGCTGAGATCATGACCGCGCTGGTGCGGCTGAAAAAACGGCAGATCCCGCATGGTGAGATCCGTGTGGCATTTACGCCGGATGAAGAAGTCGGTAAAGGCGCGCAACATTTTGATGTTGACGCATTCCGGGCCGAATGGGCTTACACGGTAGACGGCGGTGGTGTGGGCGAACTGGAGTATGAAAACTTCAATGCCGCATCGGCCGTTGTAAAAATTGTCGGCAACAATGTGCATCCCGGCTGGGCCAAAGGGGTGATGGTTAATGCGTTGTCGCTGGCGACGCGGTTTCACCAACTGGTGCCGGCGGATGAAGTTCCGGAGCATACCGAGGGGTATCAGGGGTTTTATCATCTGCATAGCGCGAAGGGAACGGTAGAGCGGGCGGAACTGCATTACAGCATTCGCGATTTTGAGCGCGACAGCTTCGAGCGACGCAAAAAAACGCTGCTGGATATCGCCGAAACGGTGGGCAAAGGGCTGCACCCGGATTGCTACATCGAGGTCACGATTACCGACAGCTACTACAACATGCGCGAACAGGTGGAGCAGTATCCGCATATTATCGCACTGGCGCAGCAGGCTATGCGTGATTGCGGAGTGACACCACTGATGCAGCCGATTCGTGGCGGCACGGATGGCGCGCAACTGTCCTTCCGCGGGTTGCCCTGTCCTAATCTGTTTACCGGCGGCTACAATGCCCACGGCAAGCATGAGTTTGTGACGCTGGAAGGGATGGAAAGCGCGGTCTCGGTGATCATGCGTATTGCTGAACTGACGGCGATGCGGGCCAAAACCCGGCAAACTCACAGTGATAGCCTGTCGGTTAAAGCCTGA
- a CDS encoding RNA 2'-phosphotransferase has product MSKKNTDISKFLSYILRHQPEAIGLSLDKEGWAIISDLILCAVKEGYTLDNSLIHSIVDNSDKKRFTISDDGLRIRAAQGHSSQQVNIMYEEKTPPEFLYHGTATRFLISIRAQGLHAKDRQYVHLSGDEETAIQVGSRHGKPIVLKIKALTMHEQGFKFFQADNGVWLTKSVPPSAFI; this is encoded by the coding sequence ATGAGCAAAAAAAACACAGATATCAGTAAGTTTTTAAGTTACATATTACGCCATCAACCTGAAGCCATAGGTTTATCTTTGGACAAAGAGGGATGGGCCATTATAAGCGATCTTATCCTTTGTGCCGTTAAAGAAGGCTATACACTCGATAATAGTCTTATTCATAGTATCGTGGATAATAGTGATAAAAAACGCTTTACGATTTCAGATGATGGATTACGTATCCGGGCAGCTCAAGGACATTCATCGCAACAGGTAAATATAATGTATGAAGAAAAAACCCCTCCTGAGTTTTTATATCATGGAACTGCAACACGATTCCTAATATCAATTCGCGCTCAGGGATTACATGCAAAAGATCGACAATATGTCCATCTATCTGGCGATGAAGAGACAGCAATTCAAGTTGGAAGTCGGCATGGAAAACCGATTGTACTAAAAATAAAAGCCCTGACTATGCATGAACAGGGCTTTAAATTTTTTCAGGCTGATAATGGCGTTTGGTTAACCAAATCTGTTCCACCATCTGCATTTATTTAG
- a CDS encoding cupin domain-containing protein produces MDYQLNLDWQDFLTRHWQQKPLIIKGGFRHFIDPISPDELAGLAMENEVDSRLVSHRDGRWEVSHGPFESYDHLGESNWSLLVQAVDHWHEPSAALMRPFRQLPDWRIDDLMISFSVPGGGVGPHLDQYDVFIIQGTGRRRWRVGDKVPMKQHCPHPDLLQVEPFEAIIDEELAPGDILYIPPGFPHEGYSLENSLNYSVGFRAPSARELVSGFADYVLSRELGGQRYSDPNIPTRAHPADVLPQELDKLQHMMLELVQHKEAFHQWFGEFVSQSRHELDLAPPEPPYQPGEVYDLLQQGEALRRLGGLRVLRIGAECFVNGERLGNHPPQAIAALAQYDVLNAERLGDTLDDPSFLVQLTALVNSGYWYFVD; encoded by the coding sequence ATGGACTACCAACTTAATCTCGACTGGCAGGATTTTCTGACACGGCACTGGCAACAAAAACCGCTCATCATCAAAGGGGGGTTCCGGCATTTCATCGATCCGATAAGTCCGGATGAACTGGCCGGGTTAGCGATGGAAAACGAGGTGGACAGCCGCCTGGTCAGCCACCGTGACGGCCGTTGGGAAGTCAGCCACGGTCCGTTTGAAAGCTACGATCACCTGGGAGAGAGCAACTGGTCTCTGCTGGTGCAGGCCGTCGACCACTGGCATGAGCCTTCCGCCGCGCTGATGCGTCCTTTTCGCCAGTTGCCCGACTGGCGCATTGACGACCTGATGATTTCATTCTCTGTTCCGGGCGGTGGCGTCGGCCCACATCTCGATCAATACGACGTATTTATCATTCAGGGCACCGGCCGTCGCCGCTGGCGCGTTGGCGACAAAGTGCCGATGAAACAGCATTGCCCTCACCCGGATTTACTACAGGTTGAACCGTTCGAGGCCATTATTGACGAAGAACTGGCGCCTGGGGATATTCTCTACATTCCCCCCGGTTTTCCACATGAGGGCTACTCGTTGGAGAACTCCCTCAACTACTCGGTAGGATTCCGTGCGCCCAGCGCCCGTGAGCTGGTCAGCGGCTTTGCCGACTATGTGCTGTCTCGGGAGCTGGGCGGGCAGCGTTACAGCGATCCTAATATTCCCACTCGCGCTCATCCGGCGGATGTGCTGCCGCAAGAGCTGGATAAACTCCAGCATATGATGCTGGAGCTGGTTCAGCATAAAGAGGCGTTCCATCAATGGTTCGGCGAATTCGTGTCTCAATCACGTCATGAGCTGGATCTGGCGCCGCCGGAACCGCCCTATCAGCCAGGCGAGGTATACGACCTGTTGCAACAGGGTGAAGCGCTGCGTCGTCTTGGCGGATTGCGGGTATTACGTATCGGCGCTGAGTGCTTCGTCAACGGCGAGCGGTTGGGAAATCACCCGCCGCAAGCCATCGCCGCGCTGGCGCAATACGATGTGCTGAATGCCGAACGTCTTGGCGATACGTTGGACGACCCTTCTTTCCTCGTCCAATTAACCGCACTGGTCAACAGCGGTTACTGGTATTTTGTTGACTGA
- a CDS encoding type II toxin-antitoxin system ParD family antitoxin has translation MRTTQQMSITLPNEMAAQVKARVASGEYASESEVIREGLRALMARDNAVDNWLREQVVPAWESLQRGESPALSGEEVRSKLKAMHRKATGEA, from the coding sequence ATGAGAACGACACAGCAAATGAGTATCACATTACCGAATGAAATGGCCGCTCAGGTGAAAGCCCGCGTCGCCAGTGGTGAATACGCCTCAGAAAGCGAAGTGATCCGTGAAGGGTTGCGTGCGCTGATGGCCCGTGACAATGCGGTTGATAACTGGCTGCGCGAGCAGGTTGTGCCAGCGTGGGAATCACTGCAACGTGGTGAAAGTCCGGCCCTGAGCGGCGAAGAGGTCAGGAGCAAACTGAAGGCCATGCACAGGAAAGCGACCGGAGAGGCGTGA
- a CDS encoding SymE family type I addiction module toxin: MAGRDSKAEPRATEVKEPQRHYTVGYAPNGMKGNPPPQLTLKGRWLEDLGFNTGQPVIVTVERGRLVIEAEIRI, encoded by the coding sequence ATGGCTGGACGCGATTCTAAGGCAGAACCCCGCGCAACTGAAGTAAAAGAACCCCAACGGCATTACACCGTCGGCTACGCCCCCAACGGCATGAAGGGCAACCCGCCGCCGCAACTCACCCTCAAGGGCCGCTGGTTGGAAGACCTCGGTTTTAACACCGGCCAGCCCGTTATCGTCACCGTCGAGCGCGGGCGGCTGGTGATTGAGGCGGAGATTAGGATCTGA
- the phoQ gene encoding two-component system sensor histidine kinase PhoQ, which yields MKKSPFSLRFRFLIATAAVVLALTLSYGIVAVVGYSVSFDKTSFRLLRGESNLFYSLAQWHDNQLTIATPPEIDINYPTLVFIYDKHGNLLWRERAVPELESQIKPEWLEKTDYHELDADSNTSNAVLQGSNPQMLDKLHAYSSEDKTPFTHSIAVNVYPASERLPKLVIVVVDRVPQELQQADVVWEWFRYVFIAHLVLVLPLLWLAAHWSLRPIKHLVHQISELELGSREHLDENPPQELNSLVRNLNTLLSNERQRYHKYRTTLTDLTHSLKTPLAVLQTTLRSLRTGKELTIEQAEPIMLTQISRISQQIGYYLHRASVRTEHLSITREVHSVPAQLDALCSALNKVYQRKGVVLTMDIAPELTFIGEKNDFMEVMGNILDNACKYCLEFVEISARYSGQKLHLVIDDDGPGIPDSKREVIFQRGQRADTLRPGQGIGLSVAAEIIEQYQGEILIGSSALGGAKVEAIFGLQHLGQNEG from the coding sequence TTGAAAAAATCGCCTTTTTCGCTGCGTTTTCGTTTTCTGATCGCAACCGCGGCAGTGGTACTGGCGCTGACGCTGTCCTATGGCATCGTCGCCGTGGTGGGATACAGCGTCAGTTTTGATAAGACATCATTCCGCCTGCTGCGCGGCGAAAGTAACCTGTTTTATAGTCTGGCGCAGTGGCATGACAATCAACTGACTATCGCCACGCCACCAGAAATCGACATCAATTACCCCACGCTGGTGTTTATCTACGATAAGCACGGCAATTTGCTGTGGCGTGAACGCGCCGTCCCGGAACTGGAATCCCAGATAAAACCGGAATGGCTGGAAAAAACGGATTATCACGAGCTGGATGCCGACAGCAACACCAGTAATGCCGTCTTGCAAGGCAGTAACCCACAAATGCTGGATAAGTTGCACGCCTACAGTTCGGAAGACAAAACGCCGTTCACCCACTCTATCGCGGTCAATGTTTACCCGGCGTCGGAGCGTTTACCCAAGCTGGTGATCGTGGTGGTAGACCGGGTCCCGCAGGAGCTGCAACAGGCGGATGTAGTCTGGGAGTGGTTTCGTTATGTGTTTATCGCGCATCTGGTGCTGGTTTTACCGTTACTGTGGCTGGCGGCACACTGGAGCTTGCGGCCAATCAAGCATTTGGTTCACCAGATTAGCGAACTGGAGCTCGGTTCACGGGAGCACCTGGACGAAAACCCGCCGCAGGAGTTGAACAGCCTGGTGCGTAACCTCAATACACTGTTGAGCAATGAGCGCCAGCGTTATCACAAATATCGCACCACCCTCACCGACCTGACCCACAGCCTGAAAACGCCGCTGGCGGTGTTACAAACCACGCTGCGCTCGCTGCGTACCGGCAAAGAGCTGACCATCGAGCAGGCCGAACCCATCATGCTGACGCAAATCAGCCGTATCTCACAGCAAATCGGTTATTACCTGCACCGTGCCAGCGTACGAACAGAACACCTGTCCATCACGCGGGAAGTGCACTCCGTTCCGGCGCAACTCGATGCGCTCTGTTCTGCATTGAATAAAGTGTACCAACGTAAAGGCGTAGTCCTGACGATGGATATTGCGCCGGAGCTGACGTTCATCGGCGAGAAAAACGATTTTATGGAAGTCATGGGCAATATTCTCGACAACGCCTGCAAGTATTGTCTGGAGTTCGTAGAGATCAGCGCGCGTTATTCCGGCCAAAAACTGCATCTGGTGATTGATGATGACGGCCCCGGTATCCCCGACAGTAAACGGGAAGTGATATTCCAGCGCGGACAACGGGCGGACACATTGCGCCCCGGTCAGGGTATCGGGCTGTCGGTCGCGGCAGAAATCATCGAGCAATATCAGGGAGAAATTCTGATCGGTAGCAGTGCGCTCGGCGGCGCCAAAGTAGAAGCGATTTTTGGCCTCCAGCATCTCGGGCAGAATGAGGGGTAA
- a CDS encoding transposase DNA-binding-containing protein — translation MVFSDCYSWADDIFGSAELGDLRRTRRLVTLASSLAQYTGLSIVKSSH, via the coding sequence ATGGTGTTTTCTGATTGTTATTCATGGGCTGACGACATTTTTGGATCCGCTGAATTAGGGGATTTACGCCGTACCCGGCGGCTTGTCACCCTGGCTTCCTCACTGGCTCAATACACTGGACTGTCTATCGTGAAATCCTCCCATA
- a CDS encoding type II toxin-antitoxin system ParD family antitoxin, with product MATSIALSPYFEQFIREQIDSGRYNNVSEVVRAGLRALEEREQQMKLDALRAAVELGVNSGPGKEAQAVFGRLSEKYRRMAEGEQPE from the coding sequence ATGGCAACCAGTATCGCGTTAAGTCCGTACTTCGAGCAGTTTATCCGTGAACAAATCGACAGCGGGCGTTACAACAATGTCAGCGAAGTGGTACGCGCCGGGCTGCGGGCGCTGGAAGAGCGGGAGCAGCAGATGAAGCTGGATGCGCTGCGGGCGGCGGTAGAGCTGGGCGTGAACAGCGGTCCGGGCAAAGAGGCGCAGGCGGTGTTCGGTCGTCTGTCGGAGAAATACCGCCGGATGGCGGAAGGTGAGCAGCCGGAATGA
- a CDS encoding ferrous iron transport protein A has protein sequence MTLEALAVGTQWRVLGFQKGSADYRKRLLALGVTPGVEFSVSRVAPLGDPIELRLRGAAISVRKGEAQILILEKC, from the coding sequence ATGACACTGGAAGCATTGGCGGTGGGCACACAGTGGCGTGTGCTGGGGTTTCAGAAAGGATCGGCGGATTACCGCAAGCGCTTGCTGGCGCTGGGCGTTACGCCGGGGGTGGAGTTTTCGGTATCGCGCGTGGCGCCGTTGGGAGACCCGATTGAGCTGCGTCTGCGCGGTGCCGCGATTAGCGTGCGTAAAGGCGAAGCACAGATTTTGATACTGGAAAAATGTTAA
- the feoB gene encoding Fe(2+) transporter permease subunit FeoB — MSTQPVICVVGNPNCGKTTLFNVLTGGKQTVGNWPGVTVEKKVGSYRYQQQQVTLVDLPGVYSLNPSSESSEDERVARDYILSGEANLVLNIVDASNLERNLYLTAQLLDMQVPMVVAVNMMDIATARKLDIDIAGLQQRLGCPVIPITASQKQGIGMLHEMCQAALATPVIPPVSIPYDAPLNQAAQAIAAQLQGLPAIRNPYWLAIQLLEGDATVRDRVPADALAFADAQVARLVAEYEDELDIFLADARYQFVGAVAREVITRRGEASATLTDKIDRIVLHRFFGIPIFLLVMYLMFVFTINIGSAFIDFFDKLFSSLLVDGFGELLLALNTPEWLKTLLADGVGGGIQTVSTFIPVIGCLYLFLSWLEDSGYMARAAFVMDRFMRSIGLPGKAFVPLIVGFGCNVPAVMATRTMERHSDRVVTVMMAPFMSCGARLPVYVLFASALFVEGGQNLVFGLYLVGIAAAIATGFLLKNTALKGDASAFVMEIPPYHLPSLRSVLIRTWERLKGFLLRAGRLIVVVVTVLGFLNSMGTDGSFGNQNTQKSVLSAVGQAIVPVFKPMGIREENWPAAVGIFTGIFAKEAVVGTLDSLYGAMAVSQDGGSKAEAKTFSLSGGIHDALATIPENLGKLGDAVLNPLGINVGDLSDTTTIAKDNKFSVTSLTVITQLFDGRLGAFSYLLMVLLYIPCVASVSAIWREVGTAWTLFCAGWTIQVGYSAAVVVYQIGRFGQHPLYSLCSLLGVAAMLFVTVMLLRRNGLQRQRTVIGEVK, encoded by the coding sequence ATGAGTACGCAACCCGTAATTTGCGTGGTGGGTAACCCGAATTGTGGCAAAACGACGTTATTCAACGTGCTGACCGGCGGTAAACAAACAGTCGGTAACTGGCCGGGCGTCACGGTGGAAAAGAAAGTCGGTAGTTACCGTTATCAACAGCAGCAGGTGACGCTGGTGGATTTGCCGGGGGTTTATTCACTGAACCCGTCTTCCGAGAGTTCGGAAGATGAGCGGGTGGCGCGTGATTACATCCTGTCCGGCGAAGCGAATCTGGTGCTGAATATCGTCGATGCTTCCAACCTGGAACGTAATCTGTATCTCACTGCGCAGTTGCTGGATATGCAGGTGCCGATGGTGGTCGCCGTCAACATGATGGATATCGCCACTGCCCGCAAACTGGACATTGATATCGCCGGTTTGCAGCAGCGATTGGGATGTCCGGTCATCCCGATTACCGCCAGCCAGAAGCAAGGCATCGGGATGCTGCACGAGATGTGTCAGGCGGCGCTGGCGACACCGGTGATTCCACCGGTATCGATTCCTTACGATGCACCGTTGAATCAGGCCGCGCAGGCGATAGCGGCACAGTTGCAGGGGTTGCCGGCCATTCGCAATCCCTACTGGTTGGCGATTCAGTTGCTGGAAGGCGATGCGACGGTGCGTGACCGGGTGCCTGCCGACGCGCTGGCGTTTGCCGATGCGCAGGTAGCCCGATTGGTGGCCGAGTATGAAGATGAGCTGGATATCTTTCTGGCCGATGCGCGTTATCAGTTCGTCGGAGCGGTGGCTCGCGAGGTCATTACCCGCCGCGGCGAAGCCTCTGCGACCCTGACCGACAAGATTGACCGCATCGTACTGCATCGTTTTTTCGGTATACCGATCTTCCTGCTGGTGATGTACCTGATGTTTGTTTTCACCATCAATATCGGCAGTGCGTTTATCGACTTCTTCGACAAGCTGTTCAGCAGCCTGCTGGTGGATGGGTTCGGCGAGTTGTTGCTGGCGCTGAATACGCCGGAATGGCTGAAAACGCTGCTGGCGGACGGTGTCGGCGGCGGTATCCAGACCGTGTCTACGTTCATTCCGGTGATCGGTTGCTTGTATCTGTTCCTGTCCTGGCTGGAGGACTCCGGCTATATGGCGCGGGCCGCGTTTGTGATGGACCGATTCATGCGCAGCATCGGGTTGCCGGGCAAGGCGTTCGTGCCGTTGATCGTCGGTTTTGGTTGTAATGTGCCGGCGGTGATGGCGACCCGCACCATGGAGCGTCATAGCGATCGCGTGGTCACCGTGATGATGGCGCCGTTTATGTCCTGCGGCGCACGGTTGCCGGTATACGTGCTGTTTGCTTCCGCCTTGTTCGTCGAAGGGGGGCAGAATCTGGTATTTGGGCTGTATCTGGTGGGGATCGCCGCCGCTATCGCCACCGGCTTTTTGCTGAAAAATACCGCGCTGAAGGGTGATGCTTCCGCATTTGTCATGGAGATCCCGCCTTATCATTTGCCCAGCCTGCGCAGTGTGCTGATCCGCACCTGGGAACGTTTGAAAGGGTTTTTGCTGCGTGCCGGTCGGCTGATTGTGGTGGTGGTGACCGTACTGGGCTTCCTTAACTCAATGGGCACCGACGGCTCCTTCGGTAACCAGAATACCCAGAAGTCGGTGTTGTCGGCGGTTGGGCAAGCGATTGTGCCGGTATTTAAACCGATGGGGATTCGTGAAGAAAACTGGCCGGCGGCCGTGGGGATATTCACCGGGATTTTCGCCAAGGAAGCGGTAGTCGGTACGCTGGATTCGCTATACGGCGCGATGGCGGTCTCGCAAGACGGCGGTAGCAAGGCGGAAGCCAAAACCTTCAGCCTGAGCGGCGGCATTCATGATGCGTTGGCGACCATCCCGGAGAATCTGGGCAAGCTGGGCGATGCCGTGCTGAACCCGTTGGGGATCAACGTTGGGGATCTGTCGGATACCACCACCATCGCCAAAGACAACAAGTTTTCCGTGACGTCGCTGACGGTGATCACGCAGTTGTTTGATGGGCGTCTGGGGGCATTCAGCTATCTGCTGATGGTGTTGTTGTACATCCCTTGCGTGGCGTCGGTATCGGCTATCTGGCGTGAGGTGGGAACCGCCTGGACGCTGTTTTGCGCCGGTTGGACCATTCAGGTCGGCTACAGCGCTGCGGTGGTGGTCTATCAGATTGGGCGTTTTGGTCAGCATCCGCTGTACTCGCTGTGTTCACTGTTGGGGGTTGCTGCGATGCTGTTTGTCACGGTCATGCTGTTGCGTCGTAATGGGCTGCAACGTCAGCGTACCGTGATAGGTGAAGTGAAATAA
- a CDS encoding ferrous iron transport protein A, with protein MALSLQTLLDLPLNVNAVVARIRSTGEYQQRLTELGIRVGGQVRVIQRDANQPLMLAAGDSRVAINWEMGKQVWVSPQQ; from the coding sequence ATGGCTCTGAGTCTTCAAACGCTGCTTGATCTCCCGCTTAACGTGAATGCCGTGGTGGCGCGAATTCGTTCAACGGGCGAATACCAGCAGCGGCTGACTGAGCTTGGCATCCGCGTCGGCGGGCAGGTGCGCGTTATTCAGCGTGATGCCAATCAACCATTGATGCTGGCCGCCGGTGATAGCCGCGTGGCGATCAACTGGGAAATGGGCAAGCAGGTGTGGGTGTCGCCACAGCAATAA
- the phoP gene encoding two-component system response regulator PhoP has translation MRILVVEDNVLLRHHLNVQLNEMGHQVDAAADAKEADYFLQEHAPDIAIVDLGLPIEDGTSLIRRWRSHQVKLPILVLTARESWQEKVAVLEAGADDYVTKPFHIEEVVARMQALMRRNSGLASQIISLPPFEVDLSRRELLVHGEAVKLTAFEYTIIETLIRNNGKVVSKESLMLQLYPDAELRESHTIDVLMGRLRKKLQSANSHDVITTVRGQGYRFDI, from the coding sequence ATGCGCATTCTTGTCGTTGAAGATAATGTTCTGCTACGCCATCACCTCAATGTCCAGTTGAACGAAATGGGGCATCAGGTTGATGCCGCAGCGGATGCGAAAGAAGCGGATTATTTTCTTCAGGAACATGCGCCGGACATTGCGATTGTCGATCTGGGTTTGCCGATAGAAGATGGCACCAGTTTAATCCGTCGCTGGCGCTCGCATCAGGTCAAGCTACCGATTCTGGTTCTCACCGCCCGGGAAAGCTGGCAGGAAAAAGTGGCGGTACTGGAAGCCGGCGCCGACGATTATGTCACCAAGCCGTTCCACATAGAGGAGGTCGTTGCTCGTATGCAGGCGTTGATGCGCCGCAACAGCGGCCTGGCTTCGCAAATCATCAGTCTGCCGCCTTTTGAAGTCGACCTGTCACGCCGGGAATTACTGGTGCATGGCGAAGCGGTCAAGCTGACGGCGTTTGAATACACGATCATCGAAACGTTGATCCGCAATAATGGTAAGGTCGTCAGCAAAGAATCGCTCATGCTGCAACTCTATCCGGACGCCGAGTTACGGGAAAGTCACACCATTGACGTCCTGATGGGGCGGTTACGTAAGAAACTGCAATCCGCCAACTCCCATGATGTCATCACCACGGTGCGCGGGCAGGGTTACCGCTTCGATATCTAA
- a CDS encoding type II toxin-antitoxin system RelE/ParE family toxin has product MDYQVVYATQAQEQLAGLYDYIARAATPKTALSYTEGLVDYCESLSQFPHRGSQRDDILPGLRVTNYRKRTIVAFVVDEVSMVVSVVGIWHGGQDYERDLLSAEND; this is encoded by the coding sequence ATGGATTATCAGGTGGTGTATGCAACACAGGCGCAGGAGCAACTAGCCGGGTTGTACGACTATATCGCCCGTGCGGCAACGCCCAAAACGGCCCTGAGTTATACGGAGGGGCTTGTGGATTACTGCGAATCGTTGTCGCAGTTCCCGCACAGAGGAAGCCAGCGGGACGACATCCTGCCGGGGTTGCGCGTCACGAACTACCGCAAGAGAACGATAGTCGCCTTCGTGGTGGACGAGGTGTCAATGGTGGTCAGTGTCGTGGGAATATGGCATGGCGGGCAGGATTACGAGCGTGATCTGCTGTCGGCTGAAAACGACTGA
- a CDS encoding type II toxin-antitoxin system RelE/ParE family toxin, with amino-acid sequence MNVNISPLAEQDIEAIGDYIAQDNPVRAVSFVESLYQQCILIGENPWLYRERPELGRSIRSCTYGRYLILYGTTETAVRIERVLHGARDIDSLFSALPDGLQS; translated from the coding sequence ATGAACGTGAACATATCGCCGCTGGCCGAGCAGGATATCGAGGCGATAGGCGACTATATCGCGCAGGATAATCCGGTACGGGCGGTGAGCTTCGTGGAAAGCCTGTACCAGCAGTGCATCCTGATAGGCGAGAACCCCTGGCTGTACCGCGAACGCCCGGAACTGGGGCGCAGCATCAGAAGTTGTACTTACGGGCGTTATCTTATCCTGTACGGCACAACGGAAACGGCGGTGCGGATAGAGCGTGTGCTGCACGGTGCGCGTGATATCGACAGTCTGTTCAGTGCGTTGCCGGACGGCCTGCAAAGTTAG
- a CDS encoding FeoC-like transcriptional regulator has product MMTLLELRDFVRERNKVSLQDISAAFRADPGVVERMLAVWVQKGKIRFHAGDAAPKCGGCCGCDKRLGQYYEWL; this is encoded by the coding sequence ATGATGACGCTACTCGAATTGCGGGATTTTGTCCGCGAAAGAAACAAGGTGTCGCTGCAAGACATTAGCGCGGCTTTTCGGGCAGACCCAGGCGTGGTGGAAAGAATGCTGGCGGTGTGGGTGCAAAAAGGCAAAATCCGTTTTCACGCCGGCGATGCCGCACCCAAATGCGGCGGCTGTTGCGGCTGTGATAAGCGCCTGGGCCAGTATTACGAGTGGTTGTAA